The Deltaproteobacteria bacterium genome contains the following window.
GAAAAAAGATAAAGCACCAATTCGAAGGAAGGAAATTCTCGAGCATTTTCAGAATGTCATTGTCGATGAGGGAGTTGAGGGGGCATCCATCGCGAAAATCGCAAACCGCATGGGAACCCACCCCAGCCTTCTGATCCATTATTTCAGTTCAAAAGAAGAAATGATCATAGCCTTGGTGGATTTCATATTGGAGCAGTATGAGACGACCTTTGTTAAAAAACTCGATGAAATTCACGATCCGGCCCAGCGGTTTGAAGCGCTCCTCAACACTATTTTCGGAGTTGATTGGATCAGTCTTGTAGACACCAAGGCCTTTTACGCGTGCTACTACCTCAGTCTCAGAAACGAAAGGGTAAAGGTCCGATTTCAAAAGATGTACATGCGCTTTCGAAACTACCTGATCCATGAAATTGAAATGTGCATGAAAGAGGGAATCATTGCAGAAACGGAACCTCAAAAGGATGCCGACTTCATCATCGCACTCGTGGAAGGACTCAGTTTTTACCGGAACATCAGCGGCGGCAGGAGGACGTACCGTGAACTCGGTCTGTATTTGAAAGAAAAGGCCCTGACAATACTCAAACAACAATAACGAGGAGGAAATGGATGGGAACAGACACCGTTATCCGTGAGATTTTCGAAACGATGCCGGCACGGTTCCGGTCCGGCGAAGCGGATGCCACCATCACGGTTGTCCTCGGCTTTGATATCGAGGACATCAAATGGACCCTTTCCGTTCGCGGTGGCGGGTGTTCTGTAACAGACTCCTTGAAAAAAAATACCGATGCCGTGATCAAGACCGGGAAAGAAGAATGGATCGGTATTGCCACCGGTATGGCCGATCCCGTTGCCCTTTTCCTTGCCAAGAAGCTCTCGGTTGAAGGGGATATGGGAGCGGCCCTGGCCGCCATGAGCCTTTTCGACACGTACGTTTCGGACCTGGTTGTTATTAAGGACCCTTCGTGGATCGTTGACACCCTGGGAACACATTTCACTGTCGATGAGAACGGTCACTTCATGATTGAATCCTGCGATTGTACGGACCTGGCCAAAGAATACGGAACGCCTCTCTTTGTCACCTCGGAACAACAACTCCGCGAAAATATCAGAACGGTCAAAGCGGCTTTCATCAACGCCTATACCGAAAATGAAGTCAACGTGATGTGGGCCATTAAATCAAATACCACGTTAGCCTTTCGGAAGATCATGAACGAAGAAGGTGTGGGAGGAGATTGTTTCAGTCCTGGAGAAATTTATGCCACCTTTATTTCGGGGGCGGACCCCGAGCTTTTTGTTTTGAACGGTTCCGACCGGAGCGAAGAGGCTTTTCGCATGGCCATTGAAATCGGCATGCGTATCACCCTGGATCATCTGGATGACTTATACATCGTCGAGGCGCTTGCCCGTGAGTACAACAGGCAGGTTCAAGCATTCATACGGGTCAAGTGTGAACTGCCGAGTCTTAAATCCGTAAAGTCGACTTTTGCCCCGGGGATCACTCTCCCCTTGGAAGTCCTCAACCTGAAGTTCGGTGTTACCTATGACGAGGCAGTGGAAATAGCGCACGCTGCGCACCAGTTTCCTCATGTCATGATAGAAGGAATTCATTCACATATTGGTAGAGACGTGCATCTTCCCGATCACTGGTACGGATACGCTTACGACATGGTGGAGCTGTGCAGCAGATTCGGGCGTGATACAGACATTACTGCGCACATTCTGGACCTCGGCGGGGGCTTTGCCGAAAAACGCGATCCTTCAAGCCATGACCTGTCAAAGCTGGCGGCGCCGATTGAAGACTATGCCCGGCAGGTTGGCGAGGGAATCCGTCAGGGGTGCAGGGATTTTAATTTCCCCCATCCCCGTTTGTGGATCGAACCGGGGCGTCATCTCATCGGGACAACGACAGTCATGATCAGTCGTGTCGGGAACGTGAAACGCACACCCGGCATCGGTACGTGGGTCCATGTTGACGCCTCCTGCAATTTCCTGCCGTCGGTGGAACGTCACAACGGCATGAGCTACCATCTGCTGGCAGGAGCCCGGGCACGGGCACGGGCAGAGGAAGTGGCCGATGTGGTCGGTCCCAACTGTTCCGGAGATATAATTCAGCCCCGGAGGAGATTGCCCCGCATGGAACGGGGTGACCTTCTCATCTTTCTCGATGTGGGTGCCTACAACCAGGTCGCGGCAAACCAATTCAACAGTATCCCCCGCCCTGCCTCGGTGCTGGTCAATGGTAGCAAGGTCGATATCGTCCAGGAACGAGAAACCATTGCAGACATATTCGCCCGCCAACGGATACCGGCCAGATTTCTCAAGTGAGCGGAGGCTTTGAAACCGGCCGGTCCGGAGATTAGTCCGTCATGTAGAAAGAAAGGGGGTGCAAACCATGAAAATCCCGAAGAAAGGGATGCGGAAAAAAGAGCTTTTTGATCTGTTGGAAGAATATCGTTCCGATGATGTGAATTGGCGCAGCGGGCGGGTTATGGGTTACATATATGACGCCGGGCGTGAGGCAGAAGCGGTGGGAAAAGAAGCGTACATGATGTTTCTCACGGAAAACGGCCTTGATCCCACGATCTTCCAAAGCCTTCTGCGCCTCGAAAACGATCTGGTATCAATGGCAACCTCCCATTTAAACGGAGATGCCGACGTTGTCGGAAACTTCACGAGCGGGGGCACGGAGAGCATCATTCTCGCGGTAAAAACAGCCCGTGATTACTTCAGGGCTCGGAAACCCCATATCAAAGAACCGGAAATGATTCTGCCCATGACGGCGCATGCTGCCTTTTACAAGGCGGCAGAGTACTTGGATGTACGCCCCGTGAGAGTTCCCGTTGACAGCAAGACCTTCAGGGCCGATGCCGGTGAAATAGCCAAAGCAATCGGTCCGAACACAATTCTTCTCGTCGGTTCGGCCCCGTCATATGCCCACGGTGTTATAGATCCGATCGCGGATATTGCCGCTTTGGCGTTGGAAAAGGGATTGCTCTTTCACGTGGACGCCTGCGTCGGCGGATTCATGCTTCCCTATTTCCGGCGCCTCGGGGAACCGATTCCGGACTTCGACTTCGGTGTCCCAGGTGTAACTTCGATATCGATGGATTTGCACAAATACGCATACACACCGAAGAATGCCTCCATGGTCTTCTATCGCACGAAGGAACTGCGGAAATACCAGCTTTTCGCTTGCTCGCGTTGGCCCGGGTATACCGTTGTCAACACTGCGGCACAAAGCAGTAAGTCAGGAGGACCTCTGGCCGCCGCATGGGCCGTTCTTCATTTCATCGGTGACGAAGGATACCTTGAGATTGCACGTCATACCCTTGCAGCAACCCGTAAAATGGTCGCCGGCATAGAGGAAATCGAGGGACTCCGCATTATGGCTCGACCCGACATGTGCATGTTTTCATTCACGTCGGATACCATCAATGTATTTCATATTATTGACGAGATGAAAAAGCATGGTTGGTACATCCAACCGCAGCTTGAATGCGAAGGTTCACAAAAGAACATTCACATTTCGATAAACGAATCAAACGCCGGTCTTATAGATGAATTCCTGTCCGACCTGCGTGCAAGTGTTGAAAAGGCACAAACAATCAGCTCAAGCAATTTTGTAAACGATGTAAAGCAGATACTTATAAGCAACACCGGGGAAGTGATAGGGGATGAGGATATCTCCCATCTGATGGGCATGGTAGGCGTTGAAGGCAATCAGCTGCCGGAGAGCATGGCGGATATTAATGAGATTCTCAACATACTGCCTGCTGAATTACGCGAGCGTGTACTGATTCACTTCATCAATGAACTCTTTCATTCATGAAAAGCAATGTATCAAAATGAAAGAAAGTCCAACGGCATAGGGCAATGGATTGTCCGGAACACCGGGTCAAATACTGAAGGCTGCCCTAACTGTATGAGAAAATAATTGAGATGGGAGGTTCAGGTATGACGGCGAAAAAAGGCAAAGCAATAAAAATAGACCCGTTATTGATGGTGGTCTTATCGAAAAGATTCGAGGCCATCAGCCGCGAGATGGCAAATACGATGTTACGCACGGGCCGCTCGGGGAACATCAATACGGCGAAGGACTTCTCCTGTGGCATAACCGACGCGCAGGCGAGAATGGTATGCCTTGATGAAGGTTTGCCCGTCCACATCGGCGGGGCGGGACTGGCGGCGAAGTACATGACCGATGTCTCTGACGACATTCGTCCGGGTGACTGTTTCATCCATAACTCACCCTATCACGGAAACAACCATAACGCCGACCACACGTTAATGGTACCCGTATTTTATCAAGGAAAGCATATTTTTACCACCATTGCCAGGGCACACCAGGCCGACATCGGTAACCATGACCCATCCGCATATGTTCCCTTTGCCAGGGATATTTACGATGAAGGCGCCATTGTCTTTCCCTGCGTCCGCATACAGCAGAACTACAAGGACGAGCAGGACATAATCAGGATGGCCAAAGTCAGGATACGCGCACCTGAGCAATGGTACGGTGACTATCTGGCAGAGCTCGGCGCGGTGAGGACGGGCGAGAAAAGAATTATGGAAATGTGTGATAAATACGGCCTCGATGTCGTGATGGCCTTTGCCGAGCAATGGCAGGAGTATGGCAAACGAAGGATGATCGAAGCAATACGGGCCCTTCCCAAAGGTGTCTGGGAGAATGAGACGCGGCATGACCCGCTTATTTTCGTCGTCCCCGATGGAGTGCCCGTCAGAGTCAGGATGGAGATAGATCCTGAAGAGGCTTATATCAAGCTTGATTTCACCGATAACATCGACTGCATACCTGCCGGATTAAACATGTCTGAGGCATCCGTTATAGCCTGTGCCGTCGCCGGCGTTCTGAACAACCTTGATCCCACGCTCCCCCATAACTGGGGTGCCTTTAGCCGTATATTAATTACCATGCGTGAGGGAAGCGTGGTCGGTCGGGTACCTCACCCCGTTTCCGCTTCAATGGCAAGCACAAACATTGCTGATCGCGTGATTAATGTGGTCCAGTCCTGTTTTGCCAAGGTGCGGGATGATCTGGGCTTGGCGGATGGCGGGCTGGGCATGCCTGCTGCCGCAGGGAGCATTTTCGGCGTGGATTGGCGCAGAAACAATGCTGTCTATGTTCGCCAGCTTATTATGGGTGCTATGGGTGGTCCCGGGCATTACGGTTACGATGGGTGGCTGGGTTATGGAATACCTGTGACCGGGGGCGTCGTCCATCTCGACTCGGCGGAAGTGGACGAACTGGCGTTACCTATTCTCATTGAAAAACACGAGCTCATCACGGATTCGGGAGGAGCAGGCCGGTGGCGTGGCGCACCCGGTGTAGAGTGCCGTCAACGTCCACGGCATGACGCCGGTTCATGGGGTTTTATCAGCGATGGGCACTACAATCCTGCCCAGGGCGTGAACGGTGGACAGGCAGGACGGCCTTCCGATGTATGGAAATACGATATCAGTAAGGGTGAGGAGTCCAAAACCGATTTGCCCAAAATCTCATTGGAAATGGTGCAGCCGACGGAAATGCTGGTATCGGAGTCCTGCGGCGGCGGTGGTTTCGGGGATCCTCTCGAGCGTGATCC
Protein-coding sequences here:
- a CDS encoding TetR family transcriptional regulator; this translates as MARKKDKAPIRRKEILEHFQNVIVDEGVEGASIAKIANRMGTHPSLLIHYFSSKEEMIIALVDFILEQYETTFVKKLDEIHDPAQRFEALLNTIFGVDWISLVDTKAFYACYYLSLRNERVKVRFQKMYMRFRNYLIHEIEMCMKEGIIAETEPQKDADFIIALVEGLSFYRNISGGRRTYRELGLYLKEKALTILKQQ
- a CDS encoding SCP2 sterol-binding domain-containing protein; the protein is MGTDTVIREIFETMPARFRSGEADATITVVLGFDIEDIKWTLSVRGGGCSVTDSLKKNTDAVIKTGKEEWIGIATGMADPVALFLAKKLSVEGDMGAALAAMSLFDTYVSDLVVIKDPSWIVDTLGTHFTVDENGHFMIESCDCTDLAKEYGTPLFVTSEQQLRENIRTVKAAFINAYTENEVNVMWAIKSNTTLAFRKIMNEEGVGGDCFSPGEIYATFISGADPELFVLNGSDRSEEAFRMAIEIGMRITLDHLDDLYIVEALAREYNRQVQAFIRVKCELPSLKSVKSTFAPGITLPLEVLNLKFGVTYDEAVEIAHAAHQFPHVMIEGIHSHIGRDVHLPDHWYGYAYDMVELCSRFGRDTDITAHILDLGGGFAEKRDPSSHDLSKLAAPIEDYARQVGEGIRQGCRDFNFPHPRLWIEPGRHLIGTTTVMISRVGNVKRTPGIGTWVHVDASCNFLPSVERHNGMSYHLLAGARARARAEEVADVVGPNCSGDIIQPRRRLPRMERGDLLIFLDVGAYNQVAANQFNSIPRPASVLVNGSKVDIVQERETIADIFARQRIPARFLK
- a CDS encoding aspartate aminotransferase family protein, whose amino-acid sequence is MKIPKKGMRKKELFDLLEEYRSDDVNWRSGRVMGYIYDAGREAEAVGKEAYMMFLTENGLDPTIFQSLLRLENDLVSMATSHLNGDADVVGNFTSGGTESIILAVKTARDYFRARKPHIKEPEMILPMTAHAAFYKAAEYLDVRPVRVPVDSKTFRADAGEIAKAIGPNTILLVGSAPSYAHGVIDPIADIAALALEKGLLFHVDACVGGFMLPYFRRLGEPIPDFDFGVPGVTSISMDLHKYAYTPKNASMVFYRTKELRKYQLFACSRWPGYTVVNTAAQSSKSGGPLAAAWAVLHFIGDEGYLEIARHTLAATRKMVAGIEEIEGLRIMARPDMCMFSFTSDTINVFHIIDEMKKHGWYIQPQLECEGSQKNIHISINESNAGLIDEFLSDLRASVEKAQTISSSNFVNDVKQILISNTGEVIGDEDISHLMGMVGVEGNQLPESMADINEILNILPAELRERVLIHFINELFHS
- a CDS encoding hydantoinase B/oxoprolinase family protein is translated as MTAKKGKAIKIDPLLMVVLSKRFEAISREMANTMLRTGRSGNINTAKDFSCGITDAQARMVCLDEGLPVHIGGAGLAAKYMTDVSDDIRPGDCFIHNSPYHGNNHNADHTLMVPVFYQGKHIFTTIARAHQADIGNHDPSAYVPFARDIYDEGAIVFPCVRIQQNYKDEQDIIRMAKVRIRAPEQWYGDYLAELGAVRTGEKRIMEMCDKYGLDVVMAFAEQWQEYGKRRMIEAIRALPKGVWENETRHDPLIFVVPDGVPVRVRMEIDPEEAYIKLDFTDNIDCIPAGLNMSEASVIACAVAGVLNNLDPTLPHNWGAFSRILITMREGSVVGRVPHPVSASMASTNIADRVINVVQSCFAKVRDDLGLADGGLGMPAAAGSIFGVDWRRNNAVYVRQLIMGAMGGPGHYGYDGWLGYGIPVTGGVVHLDSAEVDELALPILIEKHELITDSGGAGRWRGAPGVECRQRPRHDAGSWGFISDGHYNPAQGVNGGQAGRPSDVWKYDISKGEESKTDLPKISLEMVQPTEMLVSESCGGGGFGDPLERDPERVRYDVREEYVSLEAAREVYGVVLDTGPELYAVDLKATKTLRKELKKNREAVK